In one window of Chelmon rostratus isolate fCheRos1 chromosome 19, fCheRos1.pri, whole genome shotgun sequence DNA:
- the LOC121622958 gene encoding nipped-B-like protein isoform X2, which translates to MNGDMPHVPITTLAGIASLTDLLNQLPLPSPLPATTAKSLLYNGRISEEVSSLLVCRDENLVTQLAQSLNQVSTEHIELKDNLGNDEPEGDMPMLLQTLLSRNPKIFRDKSVMQQPMMQQYKMSQNQMHGSPGSNYQQTTVPQSPSGCFTSPQSGSGTRFVPQQNSPIPSPYTPQSPTDYMQYNPPSYSQHQQSQQVAGGVRNIHDNKVSGQLSRNSSHHNVRLSDEDYMNMAHRLGNEENDPSMRAATFPVKSPQSVCSSAGSDEAARTSRPPLIMQSPPPDGPQGAAPDLLLTSADRKKKLKERCKEENEEVDKNTLHGIVSSPSKDSARLTLKLQTSDMDQPGELPPRAHIDSGHETDLQINNNQSLRIAQDLSHKLGAEEHANCQQVLVRPNIKDSGVVSGLVFDDAEIDTLAEIERIERESASERERWSKEVQDKDKPLKKRKQDSYPQESESSDVPAVQGSNTDSKLTPKKTNAASNGASRPALMVSIDLQQAGRVIGQPVVVLETPQLCDGHLRHIKSKTDGKVDKVVENRPGIIKQHANNPRKSGSDGQTETPKQKQERRRESKHRHDGKTEGGKGHSDDRRPDAPRQKHDRQSDSRHKEEKNNSSHRSHVHQTMTPKTMSNAERNSRHGEDKVRDKNKDKERDRHRDKDRDRDRDRDKDRDRDRDREKDRDRDKDRDRNRDREKERKHKMSMENCNRHSLDRHSKPDNPRVKQDGSRKSTDLNGRQRTENSSLQNTQNKEERRSGDGSISCLARNKQQSFETKPGQLPSFLLSGRSGSLKNFVIPKLKQEGRDPPRPSKLKESLTQPLVRLERVSLIENLNKGAKPVVVLQKLSIDEVKRIIGESRNAHSSKSRKWSSFDKSEREMSLCEGTNKRKHGMISKRSKYAEADSTEDEDDASDNEYPRKKCKKDHNKAWRHEERRGSGEHRRSGGPQNAHRGSGSRHRERGPDDSSEGSPPPNLSDVARRLKKKEKQKKRKAYDSKLSPDEFMDSSTCKRFAASLDNILENLEDADLTAADDEEIPEELLLGKHQLSELGSDSAKIKDMGIFNKFPSEKLVKILNILEKNIKDSVKLSTLMNHGNDSMEEERLWRDLIMERVTKSADACLTALNIMTSPHMPKAVYIEDVIERVLQYTKFHLQNTLYPQYDPVYRMDPHGGGMHTSKSKRAKSSTHKQKVVVFLYNKVCDIVSHISELLEIQLLTDTTILQVSTLGITPFFVENVSELQLCAITLVTAVFSRYEKHRQLILEEIFTSLARLPTSKRSLRNFRLNSNDSDGEPLYIQMVTALVFQLIQCVVHLPSERDAEDEHNKKVDKDVFITNSYETAMRTAQNFLSVFLKKCGSKQGEEDYRPLFENFVHDLLSTVNRPEWPAAELLLSLLGRLLVHQFSNKQTEMALRVASLDYLGTVASRLRKDAVTSNMDQKAIDRILRETPGGDEIQQLQKALLGYLDENIETHPSLVFARKFYIAQWFRDTTSEAEKAMKTGNDEDFKGRHHSADVDSTAEIMQRSEIRKKFLRKAIKASSSSHFSSLRLNSDSVDYEDSCLIVRYLASMRPFAQSFDIYLSQILRVLGESAIAVRTKAMKCLSEVVAVDPSILARLDMQRGVHCRLMDNSTSVREAAVELLGRFVLSRPQLIEQYYDMLIERILDTGISVRKRVIKILRDICLEQPDFHKITEMCVKMIRRVNDEEGIKKLVNETFQKLWFTPTPSHDKDAMTRKILNITDVVLACKDSGYDWFEQLLQNLLKSEEQASYKPAKKACVQLVDNLVEHILKYEESLADCEDKGVNSGRLVACITTLYLFSKIRAQLMVKHAMTMQPYLTTKCNTQNDFMVICNVAKILELVVPLMEHPSETFLTTLEEDLMKLIIKYGMTVVQHCVSCLGAVVNKVTHNYKFVWACFNRYYGALAKLKTQHQEDPNSSTLAANKPTLLRSLFTVGALCRHFDFDQEEFKGANKIVIKDKVLELLLYFTTHEDEEVQIKAIIGLGFQFIMHPELMFVQDVKVLYNSTLSDETSLVSLKIQVLKNLQTYLQEEDSRMQEADREWKNQAKQEDLKEMGDISSGMSSSIMQIYLKQVLESFFHSQSTVRHFALSVITLTLSQGLIHPVQCVPYLIAMGTDPEPTMKNKADQQLVEIDKKYSGFIHMKAVAGLKMSYQVQQAIDGAKGAVVRGFRHDDSDSALCSHLYTMVRGNRQHRRAFLLSLLNLFDDSSKTEVNMLLFIADNLACFPYQAQEEPLFIMHHVDITLSVSGSNLLQSFKESLRKEPVQREKKMKKKKKKKKHHRRRKYSSDDDDDDEESSSESSSSDEDDEVVHRGKKSVVSDADSDMEDEDAVMDRLPENPNPLLDFASASQGILLLLVLKQHLKNLYGFSDSKIQKYSPTESAKVYDKAVNRKSKVHFHPRQTLDYLKSHMADMDLSYETKRNIVKQYLDFKVLMEHLDRDEEDEEGEASANARNKAITSLLSGSKLGNHNHNNHTAPMESDEEESDDEDPAARKPRKGRDSAEDSGHMNETVEAMDVVAICRPKYKDRPQIARVVQKTKNGYSIHWMTGSYSGPWAVAKKRDGRKKVPWVDTIKESDIIYKKISLTSGHKLTNKVAQTLRALYAAKEGTKS; encoded by the exons GTGTAATGCAGCAGCCAATGATGCAACAGTATAAGATGTCTCAGAATCAGATGCATGGGAGTCCAGGATCAAATTATCAGCAAACCACTGTCCCTCAAAGCCCCTCTGG ATGCTTTACATCCCCGCAGTCTGGATCAGGTACCCGGTTCGTACCCCAGCAGAACAGCCCTATACCTAGTCCCTATACCCCTCAGAGTCCTACAGACTACATGCAGTACAATCCACCAAGTTATTCTCAACACCAACAGTCTCAGCAAG TTGCTGGTGGTGTGAGAAATATCCATGACAACAAGGTCTCTGGACAGCTATCGCGTAACTCATCTCATCACAATGTGAGACTCTCGGATGAAGACTACATGAACATGGCACACAGACTGGGAAATGAG GAGAATGACCCCTCTATGAGGGCGGCCACGTTTCCAGTTAAATCACCACAGTCTGTGTGTTCCTCAGCTGGGAGTGACGAAGCTGCAAGAA CATCCAGGCCCCCCCTAATCATGCAGTCGCCGCCACCTGATGGGCCACAAGGTGCAGCACCTGACCtgctcctcacctctgctgaCCGCAAAAAGAAGCTGAAAGAAAGGtgtaaagaagaaaatgaagaggtGGATAAAAACACTTTGCACGGCATTGTTAGTTCTCCATCAAAAGACTCTGCCAGGCTGACTTTAAAACTTCAGACTTCAGACATGGATCAACCTGGAGAACTTCCTCCCAGGGCACATATCGACTCAGGCCACGAAACCGATTTGcagattaataataatcagTCGTTAAGGATTGCCCAGGACTTGTCGCACAAGTTAGGTGCTGAGGAGCACGCAAACTGTCAGCAGGTTCTTGTTCGCCCAAATATCAAGGACTCTGGAGTCGTCAGCGGGCTTGTGTTTGATGATGCTGAGATAGACACACTTGCAGAGATCGAGAGAATAGAACGCGAGTCAGCAAGTGAGAGAGAACGGTGGTCTAAAGAAGTCCAGGATAAAG ATAAGCCACTGAAGAAACGGAAACAAGACTCGTATCCTCAGGAATCTGAGTCAAGTGATGTGCCTGCTGTACAAGGTAGCAACACTGACAGCAAGTTGACACCCAAGAAGACGAATGCTGCAAGTAACGGTGCCAGTCGGCCTGCTTTGATGGTCAGTATTGATCTGCAGCAAGCTGGCAGAGTGATAGGACAGCCTGTGGTGGTGCTGGAAACACCGCAGTTGTGTGACGGCCACCTACGGCATATAAAGTCAAAGACTGACGGGAAGGTGGATAAAGTTGTTGAAAACAGACCTGGGATCATCAAACAGCATGCCAACAACCCCAGGAAGTCTGGCTCAGATGGGCAAACAGAAACCCCTAAACAGAAGCAGGAAAGACGGCGCGAatccaaacacagacatgacGGCAAAACTGAGGGCGGCAAGGGACACTCAGATGACAGACGGCCAGATGCACCACGGCAGAAACATGACAGGCAATCAGACTCGCgccacaaagaggaaaagaataACAGCAGTCACCGATCCCATGTCCACCAAACTATGACTCCAAAAACCATGAGCAACGCTGAGCGTAACTCCAGACATGGAGAAGACAAAGTCAGGGATAAAAATAAGGATAAGGAAAGAGATAGACACAGAGATAAagatagagatagagacagagacagagataaagatagagacagggacagagacagagaaaaagatagagatagagataaAGATAGAGACAGGAACAGAGacagggaaaaggaaaggaaacacaaGATGTCAATGGAAAACTGCAATAGACATTCTCTTGACCGGCATAGTAAACCTGACAACCCCAGAGTGAAGCAAGACGGAAGCAGAAAATCCACTGACCTCAATGGTcgacagaggacagagaatTCCAGCCTTCAAAACACCCAAAataaggaagagagaagaagtgGGGATGGCAGCATTAGCTGCCTAGctagaaacaaacagcagtcttTTGAGACAAAGCCTGGCCAGCTCCCCTCGTTCCTGCTGAGTGGCAGGTCAGGAAGTCTGAAGAACTTTGTGATTCCTAAATTGAAACAGGAGGGCAGAGATCCTCCACGTCCAAGCAAATTGAAAGAGAGCCTCACCCAACCCCTCGTCAGGCTGGAGAGAGTGTCGTTGATAGAGAACTTGAACAAAGGAGCCAAACCAGTCGTTGTGCTTCAGAAACTCAGTATTGATGAGGTGAAAAGGATCATTGGGGAAAGCAGGAATGCACACAGCTCCAAATCCAGGAAGTGGTCGTCCTTTGACAAATCAGAGAGAG AGATGTCACTTTGTGAGGGGACAAACAAGCGAAAGCACGGAATGATCAGTAAGAGATCCAAGTACGCTGAGGCGGACTCGACTGAAGATGAAGACGATGCCTCTGACAATGAGT ATCCACGGAAAAAGTGCAAGAAAGATCACAACAAGGCATGGCGACACGAAGAGAGGAGAGGTTCTGGAGAGCATCGGCGAAGCGGAGGGCCTCAAAATGCTCACCGGGGGTCCGGCAGCCGCCACCGCGAACGGGGCCCTGACGATTCAAGCGAGGGCTCCCCACCACCAAACCTTAGTGATG TTGCCAGAAGAttgaagaaaaaggagaaacagaaaaaaaggaaggcgTACGATTCCAAGCTGTCACCAGATG AATTTATGGACTCTTCCACATGTAAGAGATTCGCGGCCAGTTTGGACAACATTCTTGAGAACCTTGAGGACGCTGACCTGACTGCAGCAG ATGATGAAGAGATACCTGAAGAACTCTTGCTTGGAAAGCACCAGTTGAGCGAGCTAGGCAGCGATTCTGCTAAGATTAAAGATATGGGTATCTTTAACAAG TTTCCGTCTGAGAAACTGGTAAAAATTTTGAATATCCTGGAGAAGAACATTAAAGACAGTGTCAAACTTTCCACATTAATGAACCAC GGTAACGATTCCATGGAGGAGGAGCGGCTGTGGCGTGACCTTATCATGGAGCGGGTGACTAAGTCTGCTGACGCCTGTCTAACTGCACTCAACATCATGACATCTCCACACATGCCCAAGGCTGTTTATATCGAAGACGTAATTGAGAGGGTGTTGCAATACACCAAGTTCCATCTGCAAAACACTTTGTACCCCCAGTATGACCCGGTCTACAGAATGGATCCCCATGGAG GTGGCATGCATACTTCAAAGTCCAAGAGGGCAAAGAGTTCCACCCACAAACAGAAGGTGGTAGTCTTTCTCTACAACAAAGTGTGTGATATCGTCAGCCACATTTCAGAGCTCCTGGAGATCCAGCTGCTAACCGACACCACTATTCTCCAG GTGTCCACCCTGGGTATTACACCATTTTTTGTGGAGAATGTCAGTGAGCTGCAATTATGTGCCATCACACTAGTGACAGCA GTGTTCTCTCGTTATGAAAAGCACAGGCAGCTCATTCTCGAAGAGATCTTCACCTCCCTGGCTAGACTTCCTACTAGTAAACGCAGCCTCAGGAACTTCAG GCTAAACAGCAATGATTCGGACGGAGAGCCGTTGTATATCCAGATGGTCACAGCACTGGTTTTTCAGCTCATCCAGTGTGTGGTACACCTTCCCTCAGAGAGGGACGCAGAGGATGAACATAATAAGAAG GTGGATAAAGATGTCTTCATCACAAACTCGTATGAAACTGCCATGAGGACAGCTCAGAACTTCCTATCAGTGTTTCTCAAGAA ATGTGGCAGTaagcagggagaggaagactACAGGCCTCTGTTTGAGAACTTTGTTCATGACTTGCTGTCTACAGTCAACAGGCCTGAGTGGCCTGCAGCTGAACTGCTGCTCAGTTTACTGGGCCGGCTGTTG GTGCACCAGTTCAGTAACAAGCAGACAGAAATGGCACTCAGGGTGGCATCGCTGGACTACCTCGGTACTGTTGCGTCTCGCCTGCGCAAAGACGCTGTCACTAGCAACATGGACCAAAAGGCTATCGACCGCATCCTCAGAGAG ACTCCCGGTGGTGATGaaatccagcagctccagaagGCCTTGTTAGGCTACCTAGATGAGAACATTGAGACGCATCCATCTCTGGTG TTTGCCAGGAAGTTTTATATTGCTCAGTGGTTCAGAGACACTACAAGTGAGGCAGAGAAAGCGATGAAGACTGGGAACGATGAGGACTTTAAAGGTCGACATCATTCCGCAGATGTTGACTCGACTGCagagatcatgcagaggtccGAGATACGGAAGAAGTTTCTCCGCAAGGCCATCaaggcatcatcatcatcacatttcaGTTCTCTGAG GTTAAACTCTGACTCAGTGGACTATGAGGACTCCTGTCTGATTGTCAGATATTTGGCCTCCATGAGGCCGTTTGCACAGAGCtttgatatttatttatcaCAG ATTCTGAGAGTGCTGGGTGAGAGTGCCATTGCAGTCAGAACTAAAGCCATGAAGTGTCTGTCTGAAGTAGTAGCTGTGGATCCAAGTATTCTGGCACGG TTGGATATGCAGCGTGGGGTTCATTGTCGCCTTATGGACAACTCCACCAGCGTTCGAGAGGCAGCTGTGGAGCTCCTTGGCCGTTTCGTGCTCAGTCGTCCTCAGCTCATTGAGCAGTACTATGACATGCTCATTGAAAGGATATTG GACACAGGTATTAGTGTGAGGAAGAGGGTCATTAAGATCTTGAGGGATATTTGCCTGGAGCAGCCGGACTTCCACAAGATCACTGAGATGTGTGTCAAGATGATCCGAAGGGTCAACGATGAAGAGGGGATCAag AAACTGGTGAATGAGACATTCCAGAAACTCTGGTTCACCCCCACACCCAGTCATGACAAAGACGCCATGACCCGGAAGATCCTGAACATCACAGATGTG GTCTTGGCATGTAAAGATTCAGGCTACGACTGGTTTGAGCAGCTTCTCCAAAAT CTGCTTAAGTCAGAAGAGCAAGCATCGTACAAACCAGCCAAGAAGGCCTGCGTTCAGCTGGTGGACAATCTGGTGGAACACATTCTGAAATATGAGGAGTCTCTCGCag acTGTGAGGACAAAGGGGTGAATTCAGGTCGTCTGGTTGCATGCATCACCACTCTCTACCTGTTCAGCAAGATCAGAGCACAGTTAATGGTCAAACATGCCATGACTATGCAGCCCTACTTGACCACAAAGTGCAAT ACTCAGAATGACTTCATGGTGATATGTAACGTGGCTAAGATCCTGGAGCTCGTTGTGCCTCTGATGGAGCATCCAAGCGAGACTTTCCTCACTACCCTAGAAGAAGACCTGATGAAGCTCATCATCAAATATGGCATGACG GTTGTACAACACTGTGTAAGCTGTCTTGGTGCCGTTGTCAACAAGGTCACGCACAACTACAAGTTTGTTTGGGCTTGTTTCAACCGTTACTATG GAGCTCTGGCCAAACTGAAGACACAGCACCAAGAGGACCCCAACAGCTCCACTCTGGCTGCCAACAAGCCTACTCTCCTGCGTTCCCTGTTTACTGTGGGGGCTCTCTGTCGACACTTTGATTTTGACCAAGAGGAGTTCAAGGGTGCTAACAAG ATTGTCATCAAGGACAAAGTGTTGGAGCTTCTATTGTACTTCACCACTCACGAAGATGAGGAGGTCCAGATCAAGGCCATCATAGGTCTAG GTTTCCAGTTCATCATGCACCCAGAGCTCATGTTTGTGCAGGATGTGAAGGTTCTGTATAACAGCACCCTATCAGATGAAACCAGTTTGGTCAGCCTAAAGATCCAGGTGCtaaaaaacctgcagacatACCTACAAGAGGAGGACTCTCGGATGCAGGAGGCTGATCGCGAAT ggAAGAATCAAGCCAAGCAGGAGGATCTAAAAGAAATGGGGGACATCTCATCAGGAATGAGCAGCTCCATAATGCAGATCTACCTGAAGCAGGTGCTGGAGTCCTTCTTCCACTCGCAGTCCACAGTTCGGCACTTTGCCCTGAGCGTCATTACGTTGACTCTCAGCCAGGGCCTCATCCATCCTGTACAG tgtgtgCCCTACTTAATTGCCATGGGAACAGACCCCGAGCCAACCATGAAGAACAAGGCCGATCAACAGCTGGTGGAGATTGACAAGAAATATTCAGGCTTCATCCAT ATGAAGGCTGTCGCAGGGTTGAAGATGTCTTACCAGGTACAGCAGGCCATAGATGGAGCCAAAGGCGCGGTGGTGCGAGGTTTCCGTCACGATGACTCagactctgctctctgctctcatctcTACACAATGGTCCGTGGGAACCGACAACATAGGCGGGCTTTCCTCCTTTCCCTGCTTAACCTATTCGATGACAGCTCC AAAACAGAGGTGAACATGTTGTTGTTCATAGCAGACAACTTGGCCTGCTTCCCCTACCAGGCCCAGGAGGAGCCTCTCTTCATCATGCACCATGTAGATattactctgtctgtctctggtaGCAACCTGCTCCAGTCTTTCAAGGAG TCTTTGCGGAAAGAGCCTGTACAACgggagaagaagatgaagaaaaaaaagaagaagaagaagcaccaTCGGAGGAGAAAATACagctctgatgatgatgatgatgatgaagagagcAGTAGCGAatccagcagcagtgatgaggaCGATGAGGTGGTCCATAGGGGAAAGAAGTCTGTGGTTTCAGACGCCGACTCTGACATGGAAGATGAGGATGCAGTGATGGACCGCCTGCCTGAAAATCCCAACCCTCTGCTGGACTTTGCCAGTGCCTCACAGggtattctgctgctgctggtgctcaAACAACATCTGAAGAATCTCTATGGCTTCTCAGACAG CAAAATCCAGAAGTATTCACCCACGGAGTCTGCCAAAGTGTACGACAAGGCTGTGAACAGGAAGTCTAAGGTGCACTTCCACCCTCGTCAGACACTGGATTACCTGAAGAGTCATATGGCTGACATGGATCTCAGCTACGAGACCAAAAGGAATATTGTGAAACAGTATTTGGAC TTCAAGGTACTGATGGAGCACTTGGATCGTGacgaagaggacgaggagggtGAAGCAAGTGCCAATGCCAGAAACAAAGCCATTACTTCACTGCTGAGTGGCTCAAAACTCGGGAACCACAACCACAATAATCACACTGCTCCAATGGAGAGCgatgaggaggagagtgatgatgaagatCCCGCTGCG CGGAAACCAAGGAAAGGCAGGGATTCCGCAGAGGATTCAGGtcacatgaatgaaacagtGGAGGCCATGGACGTTGTTGCCATCTGCCGTCCCAAATACAAAGACAGACCGCAGATTGCCAGGGTCGTCCAGAAGACCAAAAATGGCTACAGCATACACTGGATGACCGGCTCCTACTCTGGGCCCTGGGCTGTGGCAAAGAAGCGGGACGGTCGCAAAAAGGTGCCTTGGGTTGACACTATCAAGGAGTCAGACATTATTTACAAGAAAATATCCTTGACAAGCGGACACAAGCTGACGAACAAAGTGGCACAGACGTTACGGGCGCTGTATGCCGCCAAGGAGGGGACTAAGAGTTAA